Proteins found in one Lycium ferocissimum isolate CSIRO_LF1 chromosome 6, AGI_CSIRO_Lferr_CH_V1, whole genome shotgun sequence genomic segment:
- the LOC132059623 gene encoding uncharacterized protein LOC132059623 isoform X2 — MLIAYTMKSASESSSSLNVAPFEDEIISISSIPSQSTGEISLPCEFQFFYVLLCPECKHLVRIKRKKEVQCINCKLHRMLIPRCEFEVEITDGSGTIVATVSDKLAERMLSMTAEQIYETTVIKPKTNHVRFTAMLNTDNH, encoded by the exons ATGCTAATTGCATACACTATGAAGAGTGCATCTGAATCATCTTCTTCACTAAACGTCGCGCCTTTTGAAGACGAAATAATCTCCATTTCAAGCATTCCGTCACAATCTACA GGAGAAATATCACTACCATGTGAATTCCAGTTCTTTTACGTGCTTTTATGCCCAGAGTGTAAGCACTTGGTACGAATCAAGCGGAAGAAGGAGGTCCAATGCATTAACTGCAAGCTCCACAGAATGCTAATTCCAAG ATGcgaatttgaagttgaaatcacaGATGGTAGCGGAACAATAGTAGCAACAGTGTCAGACAAATTGGCTGAAAGAATGCTCTCAATGACAGCAGAACAAATATATGAAACTACCGTTATCAAG CCAAAAACAAACCATGTTCGATTCACCGCAATGCTCAACACTGATAACCATTAG
- the LOC132059623 gene encoding uncharacterized protein LOC132059623 isoform X1 encodes MLIAYTMKSASESSSSLNVAPFEDEIISISSIPSQSTGEISLPCEFQFFYVLLCPECKHLVRIKRKKEVQCINCKLHRMLIPRCEFEVEITDGSGTIVATVSDKLAERMLSMTAEQIYETTVIKGRTVAQIVQNSPTEVSILDTG; translated from the exons ATGCTAATTGCATACACTATGAAGAGTGCATCTGAATCATCTTCTTCACTAAACGTCGCGCCTTTTGAAGACGAAATAATCTCCATTTCAAGCATTCCGTCACAATCTACA GGAGAAATATCACTACCATGTGAATTCCAGTTCTTTTACGTGCTTTTATGCCCAGAGTGTAAGCACTTGGTACGAATCAAGCGGAAGAAGGAGGTCCAATGCATTAACTGCAAGCTCCACAGAATGCTAATTCCAAG ATGcgaatttgaagttgaaatcacaGATGGTAGCGGAACAATAGTAGCAACAGTGTCAGACAAATTGGCTGAAAGAATGCTCTCAATGACAGCAGAACAAATATATGAAACTACCGTTATCAAG GGAAGAACTGTTGCACAAATCGTTCAAAATTCACCTACAGAAGTCAGTATTCTGGACACCGGATAG
- the LOC132059626 gene encoding uncharacterized protein LOC132059626 isoform X1, with the protein MDAIALVQHFGKPDLFLTMTCNPAWPEIKEHLLSTDEAQNRPDLISRVFRAKIAELKTDISKRNIFGKVAAYMYTIEFQKRGLPHAHFFIILANEYKLITPEAYNSIISAELPDEVKEPDLYQRVLKHMMHGPCGDLDSTNSCMKKKGYCKFSYPKQFADQTLKGKDACSIYKRRNTGKMVKIREKPLDNSWVVPYNPFLLGKFNCHMNVEVCSDIKVVKYLYKYICKGHDKIAFAVNNNDVNVEIDEIKEYQSARWVSPPEATWRLFGFPISEMNPSVLQLQLHLKGQQFVSFKSNADINTILNNPMIKMTMLTEFFLYEYIE; encoded by the coding sequence ATGGATGCTATTGCATTAGTACAACATTTTGGTAAACCAGATTTGTTTTTGACTATGACTTGTAATCCGGCTTGGCCCGAAATAAAAGAACATCTCTTGTCAACTGACGAAGCACAAAATAGACCTGATTTAATTAGTCGCGTATTCCGAGCTAAAATTGCAGAACTCAAAACAGATATAAGCAAGCGAAATATCTTCGGAAAAGTTGCTGCTTATATGTACACAATAGAATTTCAAAAACGGGGATTACCGCATGcacatttttttattatattagctAATGAATACAAGTTGATAACACCTGAGGCGTATAACAGTATAATTAGTGCCGAATTACCTGACGAAGTTAAAGAACCGGATTTATACCAACGTGTTCTTAAACATATGATGCATGGACCTTGTGGTGATCTAGATTCAACGAACTCATGCATGAAAAAAAAGGGTTATTGTAAATTTAGCTATCCAAAGCAATTTGCTGATCAGAcattaaaaggaaaagatgCATGCTCAATCTACAAAAGGAGAAATACTGGAAAGATGGTAAAGATAAGAGAAAAACCATTAGACAATTCTTGGGTTGTTCCATACAATCCATTCTTGCTTGGCAAATTTAATTGTCATATGAATGTTGAAGTTTGCTCAGATATTAAAGTTGTTAAATATCTGTACAAATACATTTGCAAAGGACATGACAAAATAGCTTTTGCCGTAAATAATAATGATGTGAAcgtagaaatagatgaaataaaagaatatcAATCTGCAAGATGGGTATCACCGCCGGAAGCTACATGGCGTTTGTTTGGATTTCCCATTAGCGAAATGAACCCAAGTGTCTTGCAGCTTCAGCTACATCTGAAAGGACAACAATTTGTGTCCTTCAAAAGTAATGCTGATATAAATACTATCCTTAATAATCCCATGATTAAGATGACAATGTtaactgaattttttttatatgagtACATCGAATGA
- the LOC132059626 gene encoding uncharacterized protein LOC132059626 isoform X2: MDRNKTTDQMQVNEKDVQLLEKQLKRKRSKRQCIPTNPTTVESVEPSASFRKEPADYDEQNSLAAARRHENLKSATTEHDVCSIINTCHDESTIVRPSSVFEKGSTSRTCNDQHNIPSQTIKGLDQRVYNLPTASEVAAIWIEQDNNSVTHTPHIRIYTHNNRSQLVNYYYGCYDALQYPLIFPYGQNG, from the exons ATGGATCGGAATAAAACAACCGACCAGATGCAGGTTAATGAAAAGGATGTACAACTATTAGAAAAACAGCTAAAAAGAAAACGGTCGAAACGCCAATGTATTCCTACGAACCCCACAACTGTAGAATCAGTTGAGCCGTCAGCTTCATTTCGAAAAGAACCAGCTGATTATGATGAGCAAAATAGCCTTGCAGCAGCGAGACGCcatgaaaatttaaaatcag CAACTACTGAACATGATGTCTGTTCTATCATAAATACTTGTCACGACGAAAGTACTATTGTTCGCCCATCTTCTGTTTTTGAGAAAG GCTCAACATCGCGTACCTGTAATGACCAACATAATATACCATCTCAAACAATTAAAG GTTTAGACCAACGGGTATATAATCTTCCTACTGCATCCGAAGTTGCTGCTATATGGATTGAACAAGATAATAATAGTGTTACTCACACACCTCACATTCGAATTTACACACATAATAATAGATCACAATTAGTGAATTATTATTACGGATGTTATGATGCTCTGCAGTATCCACTGATATTTCCTTATGGACAAAATGGATAG
- the LOC132059626 gene encoding uncharacterized protein LOC132059626 isoform X3 — MDRNKTTDQMQVNEKDVQLLEKQLKRKRSKRQCIPTNPTTVESVEPSASFRKEPADYDEQNSLAAARRHENLKSATTEHDVCSIINTCHDESTIVRPSSVFEKGSTSRTCNDQHNIPSQTIKGAKSRNRNVLHISELRTSYVPLKKVTRCKLCHAFNFEYESAGFCCSVRFS; from the exons ATGGATCGGAATAAAACAACCGACCAGATGCAGGTTAATGAAAAGGATGTACAACTATTAGAAAAACAGCTAAAAAGAAAACGGTCGAAACGCCAATGTATTCCTACGAACCCCACAACTGTAGAATCAGTTGAGCCGTCAGCTTCATTTCGAAAAGAACCAGCTGATTATGATGAGCAAAATAGCCTTGCAGCAGCGAGACGCcatgaaaatttaaaatcag CAACTACTGAACATGATGTCTGTTCTATCATAAATACTTGTCACGACGAAAGTACTATTGTTCGCCCATCTTCTGTTTTTGAGAAAG GCTCAACATCGCGTACCTGTAATGACCAACATAATATACCATCTCAAACAATTAAAG GTGCTAAATCTCGAAATAGAAATGTTTTGCATATTAGTGAACTTCGAACATCCTACGTTCCACTTAAAAAAGTTACAAGATGCAAATTATGTCATGCGTTTAATTTTGAGTATGAATCAGCTGGATTTTGCTGTAGTGTAAGGTTCAGTTAA